A window of Pyrus communis chromosome 3, drPyrComm1.1, whole genome shotgun sequence genomic DNA:
ATATgcccaatatatataataatgcatgaaaataattcaccaacaaataaaggaaatttgattaaaaattaatatatctattgctttttgtttatgaatttcaattctttttttatattacaaacataatgtacctacaatataatttacctattgtttaatcttataagaaaataatgtatctactattttatttatttatttatttttgtttttgttgaatatgtactgttttattttaatggagataatttgtcttggtttaatttttacGAAATTATTTATGCACTATTTAACTTTCCCAAAATAATGGAACTACTattttaatttacctacaaaataaatactatttgattcaaaattaatttacttatattttaaatataaatatagataaattatttttaacaagCATATatgataacaaacaaaaaatgcctaatgtatgtaataatctaggtaaaataatttacctacaacataaaagaatattaattggttttttgttgttttataaaacaatattattatttgatgcaaaataactGATTGTACAAaggatttttctttccaaacgaAAAATGTGCCCATAAATTGTTTATGAACATagctaaatttatttatatatatatatatatattcctaaaccctaaaccctaacagACAGACTGAGGTTGTGGACAGATGGAAAAACCAGAAGCAGGGTGGTTAAAATGTAACTTTGAAGGGGCTTGGAAGGAACAGGGAAAAAAAGGGGGAATTGGAGTGGTGTTCAGAGATGACATGGGGCTGTTTGTGGCGGCAATGGCAATGAAAATGAAAGGCATATCATCTCCGATGTTAGCAGAACTGGAGGTAGCCCGAGAGTTAAGCACGGAACAGCTGAAACTGAAGGGAGGCGCAACTTTGGTCCTTGCTGCTATAACTCTTCAAACGGAAGATGATTTGTCTTTGTGGGTAAATAGAGTAAATGAGGCATGCTATTTCCTACGCTCCATTCCGCAAACCAAAATCAATCATACTCGTAGAGACACAAACAAGGTTGCTCACAGATTGGCGCAGGTGGGTCTTACTTTAAATCAATGACGAATTTGGTTCGAGTCACTGCTCTCCTGACAGATCGAtagttaatttttgtaattttcttggTCACCTAACGATTAAATAACAAACAAATTGTTCTCTCTCGtttctatcttcttcttcttcagctaTCTTAACAAATATAAGTGGTCTTACATTTCTCTACTTCTCATTAAGTCATCGCATTAGGAATATATGGCAGTGCAGAGGTTTTCTTGAGGTTTAAGCAATCGTGCTTAAGATTAATGGCTGCTCTCCGAGTATTCTGTAGGTTGCGCTTTATTTCATttaactgaaaatatgactttagccccTGAAACTCAAGTTTCTTTACATAAAACCCGACATAGTCTTTTTATCTGaataaaacccaatgactaggctccacataagtaaattcattaattttgtttgcctttacacatttttcattttttagatacctaaaatacccctaattACTGTTTTGATGTAGACATTTAATTCTATGCATATTTGAAGggagaaattaataaaaagaaatgtaTTAATGAAGTCGCTATCATTTCAACTCTTGCATTGTTGTATGTCGTCTTCTTGACATTAATAAAGTCGCTATCAtttcaactcaaaaaaaaaaaaattaaattaattatagaataaaaaatgttatttgattcaaaataaatttatctatattttatatgataatataggtaaatttttccacacatatatattagtaGTAAAATATgcccaatatatataataatgcatgaaaataattcaccaacaaataaaggaaatttgattaaaaattaatatatctattgctttttgtttatgaatttcaattctttttttatattacaaacataatgtacctacaatataatttacctattgtttaatcttataagaaaataatgtatctactattttatttatttattttttgtcgaatatgtactgttttattttaatggagataatttgtcttggtttaatttttacGAAATTATTTATGCACTGTTTAACTTTCCCAAAATAATGGAACTACTattttaatttacctacaaaataaatactatttgattcaaaattaatttacttatattttaaatataaatgtagataaattatttttaacaagCATATatgataacaaacaaaaaatgcctaatgtatgtaataatctaggtaaaataatttacctacaacataaaagaatattaattggttttttgttgttttataaaacaatattattatttgatgcaaaataactACTTGTACAAaggatttttctttccaaacgaAAAATGTGCCCATAAATTGTTTATGAACATagctaaatttatatatatatatatatatatatatatatatatatatattcctaatATTTATcatacaagaaaggtaaaattttcatatggggttaattgctaatcataattagggtgggtaataatatttattgacaTAACTAGAGTTttgtggcataagttgtaaatatgtGATGATAATTGGTTACATATTTGTCTACATGGTactctatttgaaatttgagttttatttggaAGTTTAATATTATGTGGGTTTTTGCTTGGAAAATAAGAGTTTCAAGGCTTTTTTCTAAAAAACCCTATTAAAAATGCACCAACATGTTCTTATCCGCGAGATTTCTTTTGGAGTACGATATCAGAAGGTAGTGCAGGCTGTGGGCTCTATCAGCACTGATGCTTTCTCTCTTAGTCCAATCACACAGGACATTAAACTGTGACTGCTCTCTCAATGGCACACGAGTCTCGCATGTACGACGTTCTGCTAATGCAGTGGCTCGTAAATTAGCtagaatgattttattttttatttggattcTTGTTAGTTCTAGGGACCACGCGATATTTGCAATGTCTTTTTAGCTGATCGTACCACTTGTTAATTGAATAAAGTCACTATCGTTTCTTctcaaacaataaaataaatcaatttggaatttgttcttctcaaacaataaaataaatcaatttgGAATTTGTTCATTGCGTTTAAGACAAATAAAAACATTATTTTATAGACTGGCATCTGcttaatatttattattattttttttaaagcgcATCTGCTTAATTAGGACTACGTAAATTACGTTACATTTCTCCATAAAATTATGAAGTAGAtgcttaattttatttatttattttttgttctgaAAGCGCATCTGCTTAATTAGGACTACGTAAATTACGTTACATTTCTCCTTAAAATTATGAAGTAGCTGCAAACATTTAGAAATAAACTGTATATGCATAATTGCCAGAAAACTCATCATCACTCAGCTTTGATGAGTCCAATTCCGGCATGAAAATCAAAGCCTATGTGGTATAAGAGTACCATATGACAGTGGAGCTCGTGGCAGATGATCGGACTTCTTCTCATTTGAACCCGAATACGGCCTTTTACAAGGAATGTaagtcatctccttctcgttggGACACTTTCTAGGCTTGGAGAAGAAAGTAGCACATTTCATTTTTGTTCTCTGATTTGGTTGGCCCAAAATGCAGTTCTTACTAACATCAAGTGTCTTTCTATCAACCAATTTCTTGCACTCTGGACCGATCGAGGTGAAATAGTTGTCTGCCAAAGAGAAGTTCCCCAGGGTAGACAACTTGCACACCATCTCAGGCACGGGTCCGTAGAACTGGTTCTTGGCTAAGTTTAGATACTCTATCTTGGCCAAGCAAGCAAACGAGGCTGGTATTGGGCCTGTTAAGAAGTTGGAACTTACATCGAACACGGTGGCCTGGTTTAGATACCCAATTTCGTATGGCAGACACCCTGTAAAGCGAAGTATTAAATATCGTTATCGAACAAAATCTACATATGACTAGTACAGTGCTTATACGTCATGGACATTCATATCACGACATATCAACAGAATATTGGTAATTAATTGGCACATTCTAACTATCTTTTTCCTACAAATTATATGGAATTAATgtaaaattttctttcttttaaattaGGAATGAGACTCTTCCAGCTCAGAACATATTTTAACTTTAAGAAGAGTAATACCACTAAACTAAGAGTTAATTAGTTGATCCGTATCTAATTCTACAAcgttcctttcttcttctttttttttttttttttttttttgtcttttaacaaaagaaataaagagaGATAAGAGACTTAGACCGAATAAATTATGATGATATTATTGTTAGACCACCATACCTGAAAGTTTGTTCCCAAGGAAGAGAACTTCATAAAGGGTTTTGGATGCTTGGCCAATGCTTCTTGGGATCGGACCGGTGAAATAGTTGTTGGCAAAAGTGAAGTAATGGGCAGGTGAGGAGCCAAGATTGTCAGGGATCTGCTGAGTGAAATAGTTGTTGTTGAGGAAGAGCACATCAACTGCTAGTTCGAAGACTTTGGCTGGGACAGGACCGGTAAAGGAGTTGAACCGGAGGTCcaaaaatgtcaaattttttgCTGTTAAAACTTCGTACGGAAACCCTCCAGTTAGCTTGTTGTTGCTGAGATCGAGCTCGTAGAAGTATCGAAGCATGGCAGGGCTTACCGGGGCTGAGCCTGTGAAGTTGTTGGAGTTTGCATGATAAAACACCAAGTCTGGTAACTCGTCAAGGAAGCCTTTGAGTGGAAGTATATTGTTGAAACCTGCGAACATAGCCCCGTTGATGTCTAAACCGGAGACTGCTCTCTGCTTGTAGACAGGATGAACGGCGCAGACGAAGCCCCTGTATTTGCAAACGTCTGTACCTCGCCATGTCTTTGTGATGCGCTTTGGGTCGAACTTGATTTTGGCTACGAACTTCTTGATCACATAGTAGGCAATTTTAATTCGCTCGCTTTCAAAGGGGCCGGGGGAAAGTGGCGgtgattttggttttggtggAGTCTGTGGTTTTGGAGGCAGCGGTGGTGGCGGTGATGGAGGCCGCGGCAGTGGCGGTGATGGAGGCGGCGGTGGTGGCGGTGATTTTGGTTTTGGAGGCAGCGGTGGTGGCAGTGATGGAGGCGGCGGTGGTGGCCGCACTAGCGGTGGTGGCGGTGAGGGATGCAGCGGTGGTGGCGGTGATGGAGGCCGCGGCAGTGGCGGTGATGGAGGTGGCGGTGGTGGCGGTGATGGAGGCGGCGGTGGTGGCCGCACTAGCGGTGGTGGCGGTGAGGGATGCAGCGGTGGTGGCGGTGAGGGAGGCAGTGGTGGTGGCGGTGAAGGAGGTGGCGATGGTGGCAGCACTGGCGGTGGTGGCGATGGTGGCAGCACTGGCGGTGGTGGCGATGGTGGCAGCACTGGCGGTGGCGGCGGTGAGGGAGGCAGCACTGGCGGTGGTGGCGGTGAGGGAGGCAGTGGTGGTGGCGGTGAGGGAGGTGGCGATGGTGGCAGCACTGGCGGTGGTGGCGATGGTAGCAGCACTGGCGGTGGTGGCGGTGAGGGAGGCAGCGGTGGTGGCGGTGAGGGAGGCAGCGGtggagggggaggaggaggtgggcatggagggggagggggaggaggaCAGTCTTGGTATTCgggggaaggaggaggagggctGGCCGCACCTATGATTATCTCCGAGGCTTCAACCTTATAATGGTACGAACATAAATGCACCAACAATGTTGAGATCAAAAGTGAAGAAATGAAAGAGAAGGCACCCATGTCTCTTTGTTTAAGCTCAAGGAGTGAGGAGTGGCTAGAAATGGTGAGGAGGAAATAATTTTGTTTAAGCTCGAGGAGGGAGGAGCGGCTAGAAATAGTGAGgagataataataaataataaataaataaaaatatatttagtatgCTAAGGGGACTAAGAGGGAAGACTTGAGAAAGAATAGTCAATAGCCAAGGGCCCTGAGGAAACAGATAAAATTGGCCCCAAAAATGTTGTCAGAGGCCGAGAGTTGAGCTCTCATTGTCAGACAGACAGACACTATTGTTATCCATTATTGTTTGTCATTCACTATGATTCCTtgcattatttttatatttgctTTATGAAGTGTATTGGTGCCTACCAATAGTTTTACTAGATTGGCCTTTACTAAAAAGATTTATACAAGTGATTGGAATCGGAGGAAAAATACACCACTTGAAGATTTATACAAGTGATAGGAATCGGAGGAAAAATACACCACTTGAAGATTAAGATCTACAACTTGTTTTGAATGGGAGTCACCTCATTTCACAAGGGGTTGGAGATTTCAACTTCTCATTTCCACACAAACAAAAATCCACCTTGACTTCCAAGTCCATGCCCGATGCCCTACAATGGTGCAATTTCTTTTAGAGGGTACCAAAAGCACTTCTGGATTGTTTTAACACATGATAGACAAGTGTCAATTTTGAGGGTTTAGGATAATACTTGCGTTTCCCAATAACTaaaaggataatacttgcacTTCCTACCATGTAATATAAGCTCACTCTACCACTTGCAAATAACGTATATTTATcgtaaaaattaaattgaaatcgCTCAATTTCTAGCCTCTATTTGGAGAtcattcttaaaaaaaaaaaaaaaaaaaaaaaaaaaaaaaaaaaaaatcatttgaatcagATATTATTTAGTTATCTAGAATATTTAGGACATGTTTTGCCCCCAATTGAAAATATAACATTATGAAACCCAATATGTCACTTGAATCAAAGATAATTGATGGGCAACAACTTCTAATATACAGATTAGATTATAGAAGTTGAGTCCGACTGTTTACTAGGAGAATACAAGTATGATTAATAGCCGTTAGGCTGAGGAGGGAAATCTAAATGTCCTTAATCGACCAAATAAATCCCAATTATGAAATAAACAAACCTGTAAAAACTTGACAGGTCCATCAGTTCAAAACCAATTTTTTGCCAAACTCACGATAGAGAAACATGTAACTTATAATACATTTAGGATGGTGTTATCTACACTCTTTTTTACATTTAGAATGGTGttatcttctttttatttatttatttattattattatttcaatttatttgatttatcagctgaaaattaagagaatatgaaaaaaggaaaataaggtTAGCACCAACCTTTATTTAGTTTGAATACTTcaagtggtatttctcttcacttataagtgaaaaattttaggtttgattctattaaaggcgaatttgaaccatattattattagtcTATTATGAGACTAAATTCACATTTTAttctttaatgtaaataatatcgtgttaaaaaaaataaaaattcaatcattaaatgatatttttcatattcatattttaCGTGGCAAAGTAGCACCTTACTTGGGGCCTCTCCTGCAGTGCCTTTTACCTTTCAATCATGAAatgatattattcttttatgCAGTGCCTTTACCTTTTAACTTTGTAGTACAGTGTTTGCTTGGCAAAGTAGCACCTTACTTGGGGCCTCTCCTGCACACAATACAAAAGCAAAGTTCGACTTCCGCAAAAGAGGAAGTATATAATGTCAATGTTTAAGTGCTTTGCAAAGGATCGTTAAGGGTGCAGTTAGGTATCGTTTGATATGCAGACGGGACAGGATAgaacggaacggaacggaacaGGACGGGACAGGATGGAACGGAACGGaacgggagcaaagatgccctcggatggaaacgaggaagaagaaggagacggagaggttataattttgtgttccatggatgtggaacgagtcgttccagggggtgaggtggaacgaaaattcacccaaaactcgtacCGGTGGAACAACTCGTTCCatccgttttaggcgcaccaaacgtgggacgaaACGTTTTGttccactctgttccgtcccgtcccacgtaccaaacggtacttTAGGGCTGGATTCAATTCAAATTGGTtcggttttttgtcaaaattgaaattgaaccgAAATTTCGATTCGATTTGGTTCATTTTTCTTCAGTTcggtttcaaattttttattttttatttttcaaaaaatgaaaaaaaaattgaaatcttaaAACATTGATGGCAAGTCTTTCCTCTAACTGGGTTATAAATCCGCTTTCCATCTTTTCCATAACCATCCACAAACATAGTCCAGGTCTTATCAGTGTTGCCCAACAGCTTCTCATCCGTGTAAATCTCCGGCCTATCACCCTCGTCCAGCATTATACCTTTCATGTACGAAGCCTCATCCTTCCTCGACACATGCACGTCTGCGTAGCTCACTGGTGTCGCATTCTTCAATCTGAACCCATAAACCAAATCAtgaaaaaagcaaaagaaatcaACTTTAACAAAATTGAAGTAAATGAGAACTCAATCCACATTCTCCAAAATCAAGTACCAAAACGCATGCACAATCAGATCAGCTCCAAACCAACCACAATCACAGACCTGGTCGAATAAAGATTCAATCTTTAAACCAAAAACGAgtgtaatttttcaaaatttgagaaCCCATCAAACATTCAAAACCAGAAACAGTAAAAAATCCACTAGAATCAGAGACCCATTTGGTTAAATATTCTAATTTCTAAGGGCAAATAATGCTCATAATCCAAGAAGTTAACAGAGGGCATGGAACGATTACCTAGAAGAACGACGAGTGGATCCTACTGACCGAATGGAAGGGGGTCCAAACGGCGTCGTACTTCGGCCGGAATAGCTCTTAGTTAATCTACTCGACTGAATGTTAGATTTCGCGGTTTTCTCTGATTCGATCTTCTCTGGACTGCTCGTACAGAGACTTGGGGGTttggagaaagagaggaagaaactAAGAAAGCAGAGCATGGAGGTGCAATAATTTGAaggtgggagagagagaggctggGAAGTCAGTTGAAaggggagatggaatgggagtAAATgtctagggttttgggtttaaaAATCTTATAAAGAATTAAAGATACAGAATTACTATAAATATTTTACGTTTGTTGTCAAGTTGGCTGAAGCAAACACTCTTAACTTGAAGGTCAGGTCTTTCGAACACCTGGCCTCCAGATTTTGAGAATTTGTTAcaaatttatataattaatatatcttaaataattaaataaataaataaaaattggttCGGTCCGGTCTGGTCCGGTTTCTAGACCaccaaaattgaaattgaaccaATCTATTTTGTTTCGAAATTTTTCAG
This region includes:
- the LOC137727870 gene encoding uncharacterized protein At4g06744-like; this encodes MGAFSFISSLLISTLLVHLCSYHYKVEASEIIIGAASPPPPSPEYQDCPPPPPPPCPPPPPPPPLPPSPPPPLPPSPPPPPVLLPSPPPPVLPPSPPPSPPPPLPPSPPPPPVLPPSPPPPPVLPPSPPPPVLPPSPPPPVLPPSPPPSPPPPLPPSPPPPLHPSPPPPLVRPPPPPPSPPPPPPPSPPLPRPPSPPPPLHPSPPPPLVRPPPPPPSLPPPLPPKPKSPPPPPPPSPPLPRPPSPPPPLPPKPQTPPKPKSPPLSPGPFESERIKIAYYVIKKFVAKIKFDPKRITKTWRGTDVCKYRGFVCAVHPVYKQRAVSGLDINGAMFAGFNNILPLKGFLDELPDLVFYHANSNNFTGSAPVSPAMLRYFYELDLSNNKLTGGFPYEVLTAKNLTFLDLRFNSFTGPVPAKVFELAVDVLFLNNNYFTQQIPDNLGSSPAHYFTFANNYFTGPIPRSIGQASKTLYEVLFLGNKLSGCLPYEIGYLNQATVFDVSSNFLTGPIPASFACLAKIEYLNLAKNQFYGPVPEMVCKLSTLGNFSLADNYFTSIGPECKKLVDRKTLDVSKNCILGQPNQRTKMKCATFFSKPRKCPNEKEMTYIPCKRPYSGSNEKKSDHLPRAPLSYGTLIPHRL
- the LOC137728159 gene encoding uncharacterized protein: MEKPEAGWLKCNFEGAWKEQGKKGGIGVVFRDDMGLFVAAMAMKMKGISSPMLAELEVARELSTEQLKLKGGATLVLAAITLQTEDDLSLWVNRVNEACYFLRSIPQTKINHTRRDTNKVAHRLAQVGLTLNQ